From a region of the Streptomyces caniferus genome:
- a CDS encoding SHOCT domain-containing protein, with translation MMWFGGGWFVMAVIMVFFWALVIAGIVALVRYLTSARHGHQTGRPLSSGEPGAGNRQAEDVLAERFARGEIDDAEYKRRLALLREHREG, from the coding sequence ATGATGTGGTTCGGCGGCGGCTGGTTCGTCATGGCCGTGATCATGGTGTTCTTCTGGGCGTTGGTGATCGCCGGGATCGTCGCGCTCGTCCGTTACCTCACCAGCGCCCGCCACGGCCACCAGACCGGCCGGCCCCTCTCCTCGGGCGAGCCGGGGGCGGGGAACAGACAAGCCGAGGACGTGCTCGCCGAGCGGTTCGCCCGCGGGGAAATCGACGATGCCGAATACAAACGACGGCTCGCGCTGCTGCGGGAGCACCGGGAAGGTTAA
- a CDS encoding APC family permease encodes MSTLSRGEDEARATATADEEPPDTGVRSGGAEQGGRHKLTAVQGLAALSLDAMASVAYGPEAVVLVLAAAGAHGLGFTLPVTLAIAGLLAVLVASYRQVIAAFPNGGGAYAVAKAHLGRRPALVAAASLILDYVLNVAVSVTAGVAALTSAFPALYGDRVWICLAVLALVTAVNLRGIVESARLFIVPTVVFVGSILAIIAVGLFRSAPVSAAAADGHASTLGHGATTVGALLLLKAFASGCSALTGVEAVANAVPSFRAPAARRAQRTEVTLGALLGVMLIGLSVLIGRFHLQPVEGVTVLAQLADASLGHNWAFYVVQFATMVLLALAANTSFGGLPVLMGLLARDNNLPHVFALKADRQVHRHGVLALAGASAVLLVTSGGDTNTLVPLFAIGVFVGFTLCQTGMVRHWRTERTPGWRGKAALNGFGALLTGVAALVVTATKFSDGAWLIVIALPLLVLAFERVHHAYGQIGRSLELGRIPDAPHQDHSLVIVPVSGLSRLTREALGAAASLGDEVHAVTVVHTDPEDRRAAEALRRDWELWNPGTDLIAVESAARSLGRPFAAYVRELTSRHPDSRITVLIPEAEPAHLWQRLLQNQRGGVVAHALRRDTDAVICRLRFRLTAN; translated from the coding sequence ATGTCGACGCTTTCCCGTGGTGAGGACGAAGCCAGGGCCACAGCTACAGCCGATGAGGAGCCGCCTGATACCGGCGTACGGTCCGGGGGCGCCGAGCAGGGTGGACGGCACAAGCTCACCGCCGTCCAGGGCCTGGCAGCCCTGTCGCTGGACGCGATGGCGTCCGTGGCGTACGGCCCGGAGGCCGTCGTCCTGGTGCTGGCCGCAGCGGGCGCACACGGGCTCGGGTTCACACTGCCGGTCACGCTCGCCATCGCCGGGCTGCTGGCGGTGCTGGTCGCCTCGTACCGACAGGTCATCGCCGCCTTCCCGAACGGAGGCGGGGCGTACGCGGTGGCAAAAGCACATCTGGGCCGGCGCCCCGCCCTGGTGGCCGCGGCCTCCCTGATCCTCGACTACGTCCTCAACGTGGCCGTCTCCGTGACCGCCGGGGTCGCCGCGCTGACCTCGGCCTTCCCGGCGCTCTACGGAGACCGGGTGTGGATCTGCCTGGCGGTGCTCGCGCTGGTCACCGCGGTCAACCTGCGCGGCATCGTGGAGTCGGCACGCCTCTTCATCGTGCCGACGGTGGTCTTCGTGGGCAGCATCCTCGCGATCATCGCCGTCGGCCTGTTCCGCTCCGCGCCGGTCAGCGCCGCCGCAGCCGATGGACACGCCTCCACGCTCGGCCACGGCGCGACAACGGTCGGCGCGCTGCTCCTGCTGAAGGCCTTCGCCTCCGGCTGCTCAGCGCTGACCGGTGTCGAGGCGGTGGCCAACGCCGTACCGTCCTTCCGCGCCCCGGCAGCCCGCCGCGCCCAACGCACCGAGGTGACACTCGGCGCGCTGCTGGGCGTCATGCTGATCGGCCTGTCGGTACTGATCGGCCGCTTCCACCTCCAGCCGGTCGAGGGCGTGACGGTCCTCGCCCAGCTCGCGGACGCCTCCCTCGGCCACAACTGGGCTTTCTACGTGGTCCAGTTCGCCACCATGGTGCTGCTCGCCCTGGCCGCCAACACATCCTTCGGTGGGCTGCCCGTCCTCATGGGCCTGCTCGCCCGGGACAACAACCTGCCACACGTCTTCGCCCTGAAAGCCGACCGCCAGGTCCACCGCCATGGTGTGCTCGCCCTCGCCGGCGCGTCCGCCGTCCTGCTGGTCACCTCCGGCGGCGACACCAACACCCTCGTACCGCTCTTCGCCATCGGCGTCTTCGTCGGCTTCACCCTCTGCCAGACCGGCATGGTCCGCCACTGGCGCACCGAACGCACCCCCGGCTGGCGAGGCAAAGCCGCACTCAACGGTTTCGGTGCCCTGCTCACCGGCGTGGCTGCTCTTGTGGTCACCGCCACCAAGTTCAGCGACGGCGCATGGCTCATCGTCATCGCCCTGCCGCTGCTCGTCCTCGCCTTCGAGCGCGTCCACCACGCCTACGGCCAGATCGGCCGGTCCCTGGAACTCGGGCGTATCCCCGACGCGCCGCACCAGGACCACTCACTCGTCATCGTCCCTGTCTCCGGCCTCTCCCGGCTCACCCGCGAGGCCCTGGGCGCGGCCGCGTCCCTCGGCGACGAAGTCCACGCCGTCACCGTGGTCCACACCGACCCCGAGGACCGCCGGGCCGCGGAGGCACTGCGCCGCGACTGGGAACTGTGGAACCCGGGCACGGACCTCATCGCCGTGGAATCCGCCGCCCGATCCCTGGGACGCCCGTTCGCCGCGTATGTACGCGAACTCACCAGCCGGCACCCGGACTCCCGCATCACGGTCCTCATTCCCGAAGCCGAACCCGCCCACTTGTGGCAACGCCTCTTGCAGAACCAGCGTGGCGGCGTCGTCGCCCACGCGCTGCGCCGCGACACCGACGCCGTCATCTGCCGCCTGCGGTTCCGGCTGACGGCGAACTGA
- a CDS encoding sensor histidine kinase: MAPKVVAADTSGVRPGKLKVFLGAAPGVGKTYRMLDEGRRRARRGTDVVVAYAECHARPHTEEKLEGLEILPRTHRTYRGGTFSEMDLDGVLARHPEVALVDEMAHTNVPGGRNGKRWQDIEELLAAGIDVVTTVNIQHLESLNDVVQKITGVPQRETVPDEIVRRAHQIELVDMPAEALRRRMAHGNIYQPEKVDAALAHYFRVGNLTALRELALLWVAGRVDETLQKYRSEHGIGTVWETRERVVVALTGGPEGETLIRRAERIADRSSGGDLLAVHVARSDGLADASPAALAKQRELVESVGGSYHSVVGDHVPTALLDFARAENATQLVLGTSRRSWLSRLVAPRGIGEDTVELSGDIDVHMVTHERAGRGRRMPVPGRELPHSRRVAGPVAGLVLPLALTVVLAQTRGTLNLTSEALLFLVTVIGVACLGGVVSALLASLTASLLLNYYFIPPSDQFTITEPNNALALAVFVLVAVTVAALVDRSLRLARRAASATAEAETLSSMAGNILRGDQAVPILVERTREAFGMESAELVPRSGQEKETVERGEGLVKVPAGPDRILVLRGRRLPSSEHRVLTAFAAHLAAALDHARLTEAAAEVEPVKAADRMRTALLAAVSHDLRTPLAGGRAAISSLRSTDVDFSAAERDELLATADESLAKLNRLVDNLLDMSRLQAGALTLHLQPTAFADVLPLALDTLSTPSVPVESQGLAEICDVLADPPLLERVIANLVVNAVRYSPADHRVLISGSALGSRVELRVIDRGPGLRPEDRDRIFVPFQRLGDNDNTSGLGLGLALSRGLAEAMGGTLTPEDTPGGGLTMVLSLRAAAAEEEPVGLA; this comes from the coding sequence GTGGCACCGAAAGTTGTCGCAGCCGATACGTCAGGCGTACGGCCAGGAAAGCTCAAGGTGTTCCTCGGGGCGGCTCCGGGGGTCGGCAAGACCTACCGGATGCTGGACGAGGGGCGGCGCCGTGCCCGGCGCGGCACGGATGTGGTGGTGGCCTACGCCGAGTGCCACGCCCGGCCGCACACCGAGGAGAAACTCGAAGGGCTGGAGATACTTCCCCGGACCCACCGCACGTACCGGGGCGGCACATTCAGCGAGATGGACCTCGACGGTGTGCTCGCCCGCCATCCCGAGGTCGCACTCGTCGACGAAATGGCCCACACCAACGTTCCCGGCGGCCGCAACGGCAAGCGGTGGCAGGACATCGAAGAGCTGCTCGCCGCCGGGATCGATGTCGTCACCACCGTCAACATCCAGCACCTGGAGTCGCTGAACGACGTGGTGCAGAAGATCACCGGTGTTCCGCAGCGGGAGACCGTCCCCGACGAGATCGTGCGCCGCGCCCACCAGATCGAACTGGTCGACATGCCCGCCGAGGCGCTGCGCCGGCGCATGGCACACGGCAACATCTACCAGCCGGAGAAGGTCGATGCCGCACTCGCGCACTACTTCCGCGTCGGCAACCTGACCGCCCTGCGCGAACTCGCGCTGCTGTGGGTCGCCGGGCGGGTGGACGAGACGCTGCAGAAGTACCGTTCCGAGCACGGCATCGGCACGGTCTGGGAGACCCGCGAACGCGTCGTGGTGGCGCTCACCGGCGGCCCGGAGGGCGAGACGCTGATCCGCCGGGCCGAGCGGATCGCGGACCGCTCATCGGGCGGTGATCTGCTGGCCGTCCATGTCGCCCGCAGTGACGGCCTCGCCGACGCCTCGCCCGCCGCACTGGCGAAACAACGGGAACTGGTCGAGAGCGTGGGCGGCAGCTACCACTCGGTCGTCGGCGACCATGTGCCCACCGCGTTGCTGGACTTCGCGCGGGCCGAGAACGCCACCCAGCTCGTGCTGGGGACGAGCCGTCGCAGCTGGCTGTCCCGCCTGGTGGCACCGCGGGGCATCGGCGAGGACACCGTCGAGCTCTCGGGTGACATCGACGTGCACATGGTCACCCACGAACGAGCGGGCCGGGGACGTCGGATGCCGGTGCCCGGCCGGGAGTTGCCGCACTCACGACGGGTCGCGGGGCCGGTGGCCGGCCTCGTCCTCCCTCTGGCGCTGACCGTCGTCCTCGCCCAGACCCGCGGCACGCTCAACCTGACCAGCGAGGCCCTGCTCTTCCTTGTTACCGTCATCGGCGTGGCCTGCCTCGGCGGCGTCGTCTCCGCGCTGCTCGCCTCGCTCACCGCTTCCCTCCTGCTGAACTACTACTTCATCCCGCCAAGCGACCAGTTCACCATCACCGAGCCCAACAACGCGCTCGCGCTGGCCGTCTTCGTGCTGGTCGCCGTCACGGTCGCGGCGCTCGTCGACCGCTCACTGCGGCTCGCCCGGCGCGCCGCCAGCGCCACGGCGGAGGCGGAGACCCTCTCCTCCATGGCCGGGAACATCCTGCGCGGTGACCAAGCGGTGCCGATCCTCGTGGAGCGCACCCGTGAGGCCTTCGGGATGGAGTCCGCCGAACTCGTCCCGCGTTCGGGCCAGGAGAAAGAGACGGTTGAGCGGGGCGAGGGACTCGTCAAGGTACCGGCCGGGCCGGACCGCATACTCGTCCTGCGGGGTCGCCGCCTGCCCTCCTCCGAACACCGGGTGCTGACCGCCTTCGCGGCCCACCTCGCCGCTGCCCTGGACCACGCCCGCCTGACAGAGGCGGCCGCCGAGGTCGAACCGGTGAAGGCGGCTGACCGGATGCGGACGGCGCTGCTCGCCGCGGTCAGCCACGACCTGCGGACACCACTGGCCGGTGGGCGGGCCGCCATCAGCTCACTGCGCAGTACGGACGTGGACTTCTCCGCGGCCGAACGGGACGAACTGCTGGCGACGGCGGACGAGTCGCTCGCCAAGCTGAACCGCCTGGTGGACAACCTCCTCGACATGAGCAGGCTCCAGGCCGGCGCCCTGACGTTGCACCTTCAGCCCACGGCCTTCGCCGACGTCCTCCCCCTGGCACTCGACACCCTCTCCACGCCCTCGGTACCGGTCGAGTCCCAGGGCCTGGCGGAGATCTGCGATGTTCTCGCCGATCCGCCCCTGCTGGAGCGCGTCATCGCCAACCTGGTCGTCAACGCCGTGCGCTACTCCCCCGCAGACCACCGGGTGCTGATCAGTGGCAGCGCTCTCGGCTCACGCGTCGAGCTGCGGGTCATCGACCGGGGCCCCGGCCTCCGCCCCGAAGACCGCGACCGGATCTTCGTCCCCTTCCAACGCCTGGGCGACAACGACAACACGAGCGGCCTCGGCCTGGGTCTCGCCCTCTCCCGGGGCCTGGCCGAGGCGATGGGCGGCACCCTCACCCCCGAGGACACGCCCGGCGGCGGGCTGACCATGGTCCTCTCCTTGCGAGCGGCAGCGGCGGAGGAGGAACCGGTGGGACTCGCTTAG
- a CDS encoding WXG100 family type VII secretion target, with protein sequence MSGDESVAEQVYEAGLEIINPGGEPDVLRSAAKGWRDLHDNLQTMFRDMDREVQRTLESHWRGPAAAAFAEHWKSLDTAMSKTLPQLPEAAKSLDEAADTIEDINAQIHEIYLEIGISIGISVGLSFLTMGFSAAAGAARAAQLATKAAKLAKTLGTILRKVGAAFKTISRLAKEHRFLKNVLVNWTSNTGGTVITNALTGQETDLGDAVWQGGLSSLVGTGPGMLATAGGKALGKGGSGLLADMVGGGVGSASGGLAVDGVRKLRGDTDVEMGWDALVNGATGGAGGAAVHGVNTHVPSGRGPHFSVEGPTQGIIYGGGGAIAKPIHDALDDEKKSEATAPPQGLQKRSVKDVFG encoded by the coding sequence ATGAGCGGTGACGAGTCGGTGGCGGAGCAGGTCTACGAGGCCGGCCTGGAGATCATCAATCCCGGCGGTGAACCAGACGTATTGCGCTCGGCCGCGAAGGGCTGGCGGGACCTTCACGACAACCTCCAGACCATGTTCCGGGACATGGACCGCGAGGTGCAGCGGACCCTGGAGTCCCACTGGCGCGGCCCGGCGGCGGCCGCATTCGCCGAGCACTGGAAGAGCCTCGATACGGCGATGAGCAAGACGCTGCCCCAATTGCCCGAGGCGGCAAAAAGCCTCGATGAGGCCGCGGACACCATCGAGGACATCAACGCCCAGATCCACGAGATCTACCTGGAGATCGGCATCTCCATCGGAATATCCGTTGGCCTGTCATTCCTGACCATGGGTTTCTCGGCGGCCGCGGGGGCCGCCCGAGCCGCCCAGCTGGCCACCAAGGCAGCCAAACTCGCCAAGACGCTGGGCACGATTCTGCGGAAGGTCGGAGCGGCGTTCAAAACCATCTCCCGACTGGCGAAAGAGCACCGCTTCCTGAAGAACGTCCTGGTCAACTGGACCAGCAACACCGGCGGCACGGTCATCACCAACGCCCTCACCGGCCAGGAGACCGATCTGGGCGACGCGGTCTGGCAGGGCGGGCTGTCGTCACTCGTCGGCACGGGACCGGGGATGCTCGCGACGGCGGGCGGCAAAGCGCTGGGCAAGGGTGGCTCGGGATTGCTCGCCGATATGGTGGGAGGCGGTGTCGGCAGCGCCTCCGGCGGTCTGGCTGTGGACGGCGTCAGGAAGCTCCGCGGCGACACAGACGTCGAAATGGGCTGGGATGCCCTCGTCAATGGAGCCACCGGAGGCGCGGGCGGGGCTGCCGTCCACGGAGTGAATACACACGTGCCATCCGGCCGGGGGCCGCACTTCTCGGTCGAGGGGCCGACACAGGGAATCATCTACGGCGGTGGAGGAGCCATCGCCAAACCGATTCACGATGCCCTCGACGACGAGAAGAAGAGCGAAGCCACCGCGCCACCACAAGGGTTGCAAAAGAGATCGGTGAAGGACGTTTTCGGGTGA
- a CDS encoding SDR family NAD(P)-dependent oxidoreductase: MSVFDLSSRTVLVTGATAGIGFETARQLAERGATVLVHGRTAQEAQAATDRLIATAGIDGAQLCGFDADFTYLEEVEAMARRVLVEHPRLDVLVNNAGMAAPERHTLTTDGNEIAFQVNFLAHYLLTCLLEPALTSERGGRVVNVSSSLHRTASIQWSDPHRARRYSRLAAYAQSQLALTVFAADPRVTAVSVHPGVCETDLLSLYAVSGATAAEGATSVVRLCDPATEIVNGAYYDGDQRVEPAQAATEDRTVKRLTKLADQLVGYHA, translated from the coding sequence ATGTCCGTCTTCGACCTTTCCTCCCGTACCGTCCTGGTGACCGGCGCGACCGCCGGCATCGGCTTCGAAACCGCCCGGCAGCTCGCCGAACGTGGCGCCACTGTCCTCGTGCACGGCCGTACCGCCCAGGAGGCGCAGGCCGCCACCGACAGGCTCATCGCCACCGCGGGTATCGACGGCGCCCAACTATGTGGATTCGACGCGGACTTCACGTACCTGGAGGAGGTCGAGGCGATGGCTCGGCGCGTCCTCGTCGAGCACCCCCGCCTGGACGTTCTGGTCAACAACGCCGGCATGGCCGCCCCCGAGCGGCACACCCTCACCACGGACGGCAACGAGATCGCCTTTCAGGTCAACTTCCTTGCCCACTACCTGCTGACCTGCCTCTTGGAGCCTGCACTCACCAGCGAACGCGGCGGCCGCGTCGTCAATGTGTCCTCGTCGCTGCACCGGACCGCGTCCATCCAGTGGAGCGACCCGCACCGTGCCCGCCGCTACTCCCGGCTCGCCGCCTACGCCCAGTCGCAGCTCGCGCTCACCGTCTTCGCCGCCGATCCGAGGGTGACTGCCGTCTCCGTCCACCCGGGGGTCTGCGAGACGGATCTGCTGTCGCTCTACGCGGTCAGCGGTGCGACCGCAGCAGAGGGCGCCACCTCTGTCGTACGTCTCTGCGACCCGGCCACCGAAATCGTCAACGGCGCCTACTACGACGGTGACCAGCGCGTCGAACCCGCTCAGGCCGCCACCGAGGACCGCACCGTCAAGCGCCTCACCAAGCTCGCCGACCAGCTGGTCGGCTACCACGCCTGA
- a CDS encoding GNAT family N-acetyltransferase, with protein MIKLSPAQLPDLLPWFLGGPPGMTALAEHALAPGAGDWWADRAVAPRTVVVACAGHLLLRGDPTALPPLALAPFAAHHVQAPARFLPLLSSAFDLLVPWERMTYVHRVSVPSPRPLHGVTVRRLALGDETALAALGPESAWIQASWGSPSGLAASGHGWAAFAKDRVLAVACTYFRGTTYEDVACVTVPDHRRQRLALACVTALCQDIAARGHTPSWTCSRDNRPSRLAAWTAGFRLEHEHVHYLTGQPARHVAGLTV; from the coding sequence TTGATCAAACTCTCCCCCGCACAGCTTCCGGATCTCCTGCCCTGGTTCCTGGGCGGCCCGCCCGGGATGACAGCGCTGGCTGAACATGCGCTGGCCCCGGGTGCCGGAGACTGGTGGGCCGACCGTGCCGTCGCCCCCCGCACCGTCGTCGTGGCCTGCGCCGGCCATCTCCTCCTCCGCGGCGACCCGACCGCCCTGCCTCCGCTCGCCCTCGCTCCCTTCGCCGCGCACCATGTGCAGGCCCCGGCCCGCTTCCTTCCTCTGCTGAGCAGCGCCTTCGATCTGCTCGTGCCCTGGGAGCGGATGACCTACGTGCATCGGGTCTCCGTGCCGTCTCCGCGTCCGCTCCACGGTGTGACGGTGCGCCGGCTGGCCCTGGGGGACGAGACCGCGCTCGCCGCGCTGGGACCCGAGTCGGCGTGGATTCAAGCCAGTTGGGGTAGCCCGTCGGGTCTGGCCGCGTCCGGTCACGGCTGGGCGGCCTTCGCCAAGGACCGTGTGCTCGCCGTGGCGTGTACCTACTTCCGCGGCACCACCTATGAGGACGTCGCCTGCGTCACCGTCCCCGATCACCGCCGCCAGCGCCTCGCACTGGCCTGCGTCACCGCCCTGTGCCAGGACATCGCCGCCCGCGGTCACACCCCGAGCTGGACGTGCTCCCGCGACAACCGCCCAAGTCGGCTCGCTGCCTGGACCGCCGGCTTCCGCTTGGAGCACGAGCATGTCCACTACCTCACCGGACAACCGGCCCGCCATGTCGCCGGCCTCACCGTCTGA
- a CDS encoding APC family permease, whose translation MAATVPAGASSRATARQRLHAWMLEGLSDMAKHQKGAHTGPVSSHPGQRWWRVMCLTGVDYFSTLGYQPGIAALAAGLLSPIATIVLVLVTLAGALPVYRRVAKESPHGQGSIAMLERLLSFWKGKLFVLTLLGFAATDFLITITLSAADAATHLVENPHVSSALHHQQMLITLILIALLGAVFLKGFLEAIGVAVVLVALYLGLNVAVVVAGLWHLVTAPHVVTDWSRALTAEHGSPLAMVGVALLVFPKLALGLSGFETGVAVMPHIEGDPGDTEERPTGRIRGAKKLLTTSAVIMSVFLIITSFITTVLIPEPAFQPGGSANGRALAYLAHEYLGSAFGTVYDVSTIAILWFAGASAMAGLLNLMPQYLPRYGMAPHWARAVRPMVLVFTLVAFLVTWIFNADVDAQGGAYATGVLVLISSAAIAVTIAARRARERGWTIGFAAISLVFLYTTVTNVIERPDGVKIGACFIAGIILVSFLSRLARAFELRVTSVVLDEKAERFIRDTAHRKIRFIANEPDQRDVAEYRDKLQQIRTDNDLPASEDFIFVEVTVGDPSEFESELRVRGEVLHGRYRVLCLESSTISNALAALLLHARDLTGQRPHIYFEWTEGSPFAQFLRFFLFGQGEVAPVTREVLREAEPNRDRRPRVHVG comes from the coding sequence ATGGCCGCCACCGTCCCTGCCGGTGCTTCCTCCCGGGCCACGGCGCGGCAGCGCCTGCACGCCTGGATGCTGGAAGGCCTGTCCGATATGGCCAAGCATCAGAAAGGGGCGCACACCGGGCCGGTGAGCTCCCACCCGGGGCAGCGCTGGTGGCGGGTGATGTGCCTGACCGGTGTCGACTACTTCTCCACCCTCGGCTACCAGCCGGGCATCGCCGCCCTGGCGGCCGGGCTGCTGTCCCCGATCGCCACCATCGTCCTGGTCCTCGTGACGCTCGCCGGGGCGCTGCCGGTCTACCGGCGGGTGGCGAAGGAGAGCCCGCACGGCCAGGGCTCGATCGCCATGCTGGAGCGCCTGCTCTCCTTCTGGAAAGGCAAGCTTTTCGTCCTGACCCTGCTGGGCTTCGCCGCCACCGACTTCCTCATCACCATCACCCTCTCGGCCGCCGACGCCGCCACCCACCTCGTGGAAAATCCGCACGTCAGCAGCGCCCTGCACCACCAGCAGATGCTGATCACCCTGATCCTGATCGCCCTGCTCGGCGCGGTGTTCCTCAAGGGCTTCCTGGAGGCGATCGGGGTGGCCGTCGTCCTCGTCGCCCTCTATCTCGGCCTGAATGTGGCCGTGGTCGTCGCCGGACTGTGGCATCTGGTCACCGCTCCGCATGTCGTCACCGACTGGTCCCGGGCACTGACCGCCGAACACGGCAGCCCGCTGGCGATGGTCGGCGTGGCCCTGCTGGTCTTCCCGAAGCTGGCGCTGGGCCTGTCCGGCTTCGAAACCGGCGTGGCGGTGATGCCGCATATCGAAGGCGACCCCGGTGACACCGAGGAGCGCCCCACCGGACGTATCCGCGGCGCGAAGAAACTCCTCACCACCTCCGCCGTGATCATGAGCGTCTTCCTCATCATCACCAGCTTCATCACCACCGTGCTCATCCCGGAACCGGCGTTCCAGCCCGGCGGCTCGGCCAACGGCCGCGCCCTCGCCTATCTGGCCCACGAGTACCTGGGCTCCGCCTTCGGCACGGTCTACGACGTCTCCACCATCGCCATCCTCTGGTTCGCCGGCGCCTCGGCCATGGCCGGCCTGCTGAACCTGATGCCGCAGTACCTGCCGCGCTACGGGATGGCGCCCCACTGGGCGCGGGCGGTCCGCCCGATGGTGCTGGTCTTCACCCTGGTCGCCTTCCTGGTCACCTGGATCTTCAACGCCGACGTGGACGCCCAGGGCGGCGCCTACGCCACCGGCGTCCTGGTCCTGATCAGCTCCGCCGCGATCGCCGTGACCATCGCCGCCCGGCGGGCCCGGGAACGCGGCTGGACGATCGGCTTCGCCGCGATCTCGCTGGTGTTCCTCTACACCACCGTGACGAACGTCATCGAGCGCCCCGACGGCGTCAAGATCGGCGCCTGCTTCATCGCCGGCATCATCCTGGTCTCGTTCCTCTCCCGCCTCGCCCGCGCCTTCGAGCTACGCGTGACCAGCGTCGTACTCGACGAGAAGGCCGAACGGTTCATCCGCGACACCGCCCACCGCAAGATCCGCTTCATCGCGAACGAGCCCGACCAGCGTGATGTGGCCGAGTACCGCGACAAACTTCAGCAGATCCGTACGGACAACGACCTCCCCGCTTCCGAGGACTTCATCTTCGTCGAGGTCACCGTCGGCGACCCCTCCGAGTTCGAGAGCGAACTACGGGTACGCGGTGAGGTCCTGCACGGCCGCTACCGCGTGCTCTGCCTGGAGAGTTCCACCATCTCCAACGCGCTGGCCGCCCTGCTGCTGCACGCCCGCGACCTGACCGGACAGCGGCCGCACATCTACTTCGAGTGGACCGAAGGCAGCCCCTTCGCCCAGTTCCTCCGTTTCTTCCTCTTCGGCCAGGGCGAAGTCGCCCCGGTCACCCGCGAAGTCCTCCGCGAGGCCGAACCGAACCGCGACCGCCGCCCCCGCGTTCATGTCGGCTGA
- a CDS encoding Na+/H+ antiporter yields the protein MTDLTALLLLVVFATLVATGARHWRIPAPSLLVVGGVLIGLLPQIPDVQVAPDVISVVVLPPLLYASAEEIPWRELRLVWRPVTVLAFGLVLATAAAVGAVASAVTPLTTTMACVLGAVLASTDPVAVTALGRKIALPPRIQVLVQSESLFNDATSLVLFKVAVGTAIAAHAVSLPAAGGQFLVLGGGGVLVGGAVAGVVALIRRRTEDPTLETVIALVTPYAAYVLGEDLHTSGVTAVVVAGVALGSTGHKLTNATIRLQVHAVYGTVVFLLESVVFALIGLELPALVRQLNSDERGWPLGVLAVAATVIAVRLLGVLPLSAVMQRRRGNGTVTWRIPAVVSWAGTRGVMPLAAALSIPLTADNGSPLPHRSLILVLTTGVVVFTLVLQGFTLAPVVRWSKIALQPEHTAREEARARAGLAKAGLDCLDELEAVEAAPATLVNQLRRGLLARLDQADADQEDDTATPFSAATGYRELRRTVIAAETAQLQRLYADNHISDLTRRRLQRRLDLEDAGLGDE from the coding sequence GTGACCGACCTTACTGCCCTCCTCCTTCTCGTCGTGTTCGCCACCTTGGTGGCCACCGGAGCCCGGCACTGGCGCATTCCCGCTCCCTCGCTGCTGGTCGTAGGGGGTGTGCTCATCGGGCTGCTGCCCCAGATTCCGGACGTCCAAGTGGCTCCCGACGTGATCAGCGTCGTCGTGCTGCCGCCGCTGCTGTACGCGTCCGCCGAGGAGATCCCCTGGCGCGAACTGCGCCTGGTGTGGCGGCCGGTCACCGTTCTCGCCTTCGGGCTGGTGCTGGCCACCGCTGCGGCCGTGGGGGCCGTGGCGTCCGCGGTCACCCCTCTCACCACCACCATGGCATGCGTCCTGGGCGCGGTGCTGGCCAGCACCGACCCGGTTGCCGTGACGGCCCTCGGGCGCAAGATCGCGTTACCGCCTCGCATCCAGGTGCTCGTCCAGTCCGAGAGCCTTTTCAACGACGCCACCAGCCTGGTCCTCTTCAAGGTCGCGGTGGGGACCGCCATAGCGGCCCATGCGGTCTCGCTTCCGGCGGCCGGCGGACAGTTCCTGGTGCTGGGCGGAGGAGGGGTGCTGGTCGGTGGCGCGGTAGCGGGCGTAGTGGCGCTGATCCGGCGGCGGACCGAGGACCCGACCCTGGAGACGGTGATCGCCCTGGTGACGCCGTACGCCGCTTACGTCCTCGGCGAGGACCTGCACACCTCTGGCGTAACCGCGGTCGTGGTCGCGGGAGTGGCGCTCGGCAGCACCGGCCACAAGCTCACCAACGCCACCATCCGTCTGCAAGTGCACGCCGTCTACGGCACGGTGGTCTTCCTCTTGGAGAGCGTCGTCTTCGCTCTCATCGGCCTCGAACTACCCGCACTCGTACGCCAGTTGAACTCTGACGAACGCGGCTGGCCACTCGGCGTACTGGCGGTGGCTGCCACGGTGATCGCCGTACGGCTCCTCGGGGTCCTCCCCCTCTCCGCCGTCATGCAGCGCCGCCGTGGCAATGGCACGGTCACCTGGCGCATCCCCGCGGTGGTCTCCTGGGCCGGCACCCGTGGCGTGATGCCGCTCGCCGCGGCGCTGTCCATCCCCTTGACCGCTGACAACGGCAGCCCGCTGCCGCACCGCTCGCTGATCCTGGTCCTGACCACCGGCGTCGTCGTCTTCACTCTCGTACTGCAGGGCTTCACCCTGGCCCCGGTCGTCCGCTGGTCCAAGATCGCCCTACAGCCGGAACACACCGCCCGCGAAGAGGCCCGTGCCCGCGCCGGACTCGCCAAGGCCGGCTTGGACTGTCTGGACGAACTGGAAGCTGTCGAGGCCGCGCCGGCCACCCTCGTCAACCAGCTGCGCCGCGGCCTGCTGGCCCGGCTCGACCAGGCCGACGCCGACCAGGAAGATGACACCGCCACTCCGTTCTCCGCCGCCACGGGCTACCGGGAACTGCGCCGCACCGTGATAGCCGCCGAAACCGCACAACTCCAGCGCCTGTACGCGGACAACCACATCAGCGACCTCACCCGCCGCCGGCTGCAACGCCGGCTGGACCTCGAAGACGCCGGACTCGGCGACGAATGA